One window of Opisthocomus hoazin isolate bOpiHoa1 chromosome 13, bOpiHoa1.hap1, whole genome shotgun sequence genomic DNA carries:
- the LOC104339351 gene encoding calcium release-activated calcium channel protein 1 isoform X2 — protein sequence MVEVQLDAEHDYPQGLLIAFSACTTVLVAVHLFALMISTCILPNIEAVSNVHNLNSVKESPHERMHRHIELAWAFSTVIGTLLFLAEVVLLCWVKFLPLKKKTDNPLQSNSSTITSGQAAAIASTSIMVPFGLIFIVFAVHFYRSLVSHKTDRQFQELNELAEFARLQDQLDHRGDAISSAVTHFA from the coding sequence ATGGTAGAAGTTCAGCTGGATGCAGAACATGACTACCCTCAAGGTCTCTTGATAGCCTTCAGTGCCTGTACTACTGTCCTCGTTGCAGTTCACCTTTTTGCACTCATGATAAGTACCTGCATTCTTCCAAATATAGAGGCTGTTAGCAATGTGCATAATCTCAACTCCGTCAAGGAATCTCCTCATGAGCGTATGCATCGGCACATTGAGCTTGCGTGGGCATTTTCTACTGTCATCGGGACTTTGCTTTTTCTTGCAGAGGTGGTGTTACTGTGTTGGGTGAAGTTTCttcctttaaagaagaaaactgatAATCCACTGCAGAGCAACAGTTCTACCATCACATCAGGACAGGCGGCAGCCATTGCATCAACGTCTATTATGGTTCCCTTCGGATTGATTTTCATTGTGTTTGCAGTCCACTTCTATAGGTCACTGGTGAGCCATAAAACAGACAGGCAATTTCAAGAACTGAATGAACTTGCTGAATTTGCACGGCTCCAGGATCAGCTGGATCACAGAGGTGATGCTATCTCCTCAGCTGTTACCCATTTTGCGTAA
- the LOC104339351 gene encoding calcium release-activated calcium channel protein 1 isoform X1, with protein MSLNEHSMQALSWRKLYLSRAKLKASSRTSALLSGFAMVAMVEVQLDAEHDYPQGLLIAFSACTTVLVAVHLFALMISTCILPNIEAVSNVHNLNSVKESPHERMHRHIELAWAFSTVIGTLLFLAEVVLLCWVKFLPLKKKTDNPLQSNSSTITSGQAAAIASTSIMVPFGLIFIVFAVHFYRSLVSHKTDRQFQELNELAEFARLQDQLDHRGDAISSAVTHFA; from the exons ATGAGCCTGAACGAGCACTCGATGCAGGCGCTGTCCTGGCGGAAGCTTTACCTGAGCCGCGCCAAGCTGAAAGCCTCCAGCCGCACCTCCGCGCTGCTTTCCGGCTTCGCCATG GTGGCTATGGTAGAAGTTCAGCTGGATGCAGAACATGACTACCCTCAAGGTCTCTTGATAGCCTTCAGTGCCTGTACTACTGTCCTCGTTGCAGTTCACCTTTTTGCACTCATGATAAGTACCTGCATTCTTCCAAATATAGAGGCTGTTAGCAATGTGCATAATCTCAACTCCGTCAAGGAATCTCCTCATGAGCGTATGCATCGGCACATTGAGCTTGCGTGGGCATTTTCTACTGTCATCGGGACTTTGCTTTTTCTTGCAGAGGTGGTGTTACTGTGTTGGGTGAAGTTTCttcctttaaagaagaaaactgatAATCCACTGCAGAGCAACAGTTCTACCATCACATCAGGACAGGCGGCAGCCATTGCATCAACGTCTATTATGGTTCCCTTCGGATTGATTTTCATTGTGTTTGCAGTCCACTTCTATAGGTCACTGGTGAGCCATAAAACAGACAGGCAATTTCAAGAACTGAATGAACTTGCTGAATTTGCACGGCTCCAGGATCAGCTGGATCACAGAGGTGATGCTATCTCCTCAGCTGTTACCCATTTTGCGTAA
- the MORN3 gene encoding MORN repeat-containing protein 3, whose protein sequence is MLPGMNNMPFVKYPRATEPLWHEWDRKAQKCGLRHTIYAVNGDQYTGEWLDNLKHGKGTQVWKRNRAIYLGDWKFGKRDGYGSYSILDPVTKQYKKVYTGWWKNNKKCGYGTTFYPGGERYEGEWSRGLRSGWGRMYYQDGSIYEGQWLEDRPSGQGMLRLPNENQYEGGWKDGKKHGPGKFFYLDKGQLFEGIWAEDIPKCGILIDFGRDKAPAPTQYPIPKIELADPDGVLAEAQAMFDDSQN, encoded by the exons ATGCTCCCAG gcATGAACAATATGCCCTTTGTAAAATATCCTAGAGCTACAGAGCCTCTCTGGCATGAATGGGACAGGAAAGCACAGAAATGTGGATTAAGACACACGATCTATGCTGTAAATGGGGATCAGTATACTGGAGAATGGCTGGACAACTTGAAACACG GTAAAGGCACCCAGGTATGGAAACGCAACAGAGCTATTTATCTCGGTGACTGGAAGTTCGGGAAGCGGGATGGTTATGGCTCATACAGCATTCTGGACCCTGTAACCAAGCAATACAAGAAGGTGTACACAGGCtggtggaaaaacaacaaaaaatgc GGCTACGGGACGACGTTTTACCCTGGCGGGGAGCGCTACGAGGGCGAGTGGAGCCGCGGCCTGCGGAGCGGCTGGGGACGGATGTACTACCAGGATGGATCCATCTACGAGGGGCAGTGGCTGGAGGACCGGCCCAGCGGGCAGGGGATGCTGCGGCTGC CAAATGAAAATCAGTACGAAGGAGGCTGGAAAGATGGAAAGAAGCATGGCCCAGGGAAATTTTTCTACTTGGATAAGGGACAGTTGTTTGAAGGTATCTGGGCAGAAGATATACCAAAATGTGGAATCCTGATTGACTTTGGCAGAGACAAAGCTCCTGCCCCTACTCAGTATCCAATCCCAAAG ATTGAACTAGCTGATCCAGATGGTGTTTTAGCAGAGGCCCAGGCGATGTTTGATGACAGCCAAAATTAA